The Candidatus Aminicenantes bacterium genome has a segment encoding these proteins:
- a CDS encoding winged helix-turn-helix domain-containing protein gives MTNIVVQFSGSDGSMLEPLFESTVKEKILFYLHTRGESYPREIARDLGLTLNAVQYQLLKLERGGVLYSKLKGKIRLFGLNPRYPFKKNLEALLDKAITFIRDEASLKLYRPRLRPRRTGKPGS, from the coding sequence ATGACCAATATCGTTGTTCAATTCTCGGGGAGCGACGGATCGATGCTCGAGCCCTTGTTCGAATCCACGGTCAAAGAGAAGATTCTGTTCTATCTTCATACCCGCGGCGAGTCCTATCCCCGGGAGATCGCCAGGGACCTCGGACTCACCCTCAACGCGGTCCAGTATCAGCTGTTGAAGCTGGAAAGGGGCGGCGTTCTCTACAGTAAGCTCAAGGGGAAGATTCGGCTCTTCGGCCTGAATCCCCGCTATCCGTTTAAAAAGAACCTCGAGGCCCTCCTCGATAAAGCCATCACGTTCATTAGGGACGAAGCTAGTCTGAAGCTTTATAGGCCCAGGCTCCGGCCGCGCCGAACCGGCAAACCGGGCTCGTGA
- a CDS encoding catalase: protein MTEDKKKILTTGFAMPVDNDLNSATAGAKGPVLIQDVHLIEKLAHFARERIPER, encoded by the coding sequence ATGACCGAAGACAAGAAGAAAATTCTGACCACCGGTTTCGCCATGCCGGTCGACAACGACCTGAACTCCGCGACCGCCGGGGCCAAGGGGCCGGTTCTGATTCAGGACGTTCACCTGATCGAGAAGCTGGCCCATTTCGCCCGCGAGCGCATCCCCGAGCG